Within Leishmania infantum JPCM5 genome chromosome 35, the genomic segment GATTGGCTCAGCACAGCTGTCCCCAGAGTGACGGCAGTGAGTATATGAACACTGCAAAAAGAGCAGAGCGGTGTATTTACATCTACTGCGGTGTGCCCGAAacagtgaaaaaaaaaagcgcagCGGTAAAGATGCGGCGACGATATGCGACCGATGGAGATAAGAGTCCTTTACAGCAGCTGAACCGAGAGAAGGAAGTCACATGAGAACTCCCATAAGCAGAGAAGAGACTGAAAGTAGTGCCAAAGACCCATTATTCGTcttctgcggcagcagcccaccccacccgccGTCGCAGAGGTGCCACTGAGTCAAAGAAAAactgtgtgtacgtgtgcgggTGAGGCCTTCGCCTGTATCCGCAGTTTCTCAGGAACTCGCTGCCTTTTCAGCCATGACGCTAAGAGGTATCCGTTCTCGGAACCCTCCGCCTCCGGACACAGCTGCATTTCAGATTTATTTTTGTTTCAGGGCAAAAATAAAAGGAGACagaacaaaaagaaagaatGCGTGCTCGAGTGTGTTCTCAGCGACACAGTCGGTGATCGACGCCCATAGAAAGCATGGAAACCCGTTGCTTACGCTTGAagcaccacagcgccgccagccttGCGTATCTTCTTGTCGGCCAGCTTGCTCACGTAGCGCGCCTTCACGATGCACGGCACCTGGATGTGGCCGTTGCCCAGCAGCTTCGCGTACCCGCTCGACTGCAGGTCCACCACAGGCAAAGTCCCGCCCttcgtcgccttcgccgcctcttccgcaGCAATCAGGCGCGACAAGTTGTTCAGGTTGATCGTCGGCTTCCACATCGGGTTCTTCTTGCGGTGGTAGTGGTCCATGCCCAGCTTACCAAAGTACCCGGGGTGGTACTTGTCGAAGTTgatgcggtggtggtgcatACCGCCGGCGTTACCGCGACCGGACTCATGCTTGCGGTGCTTACCTACGCGACCGTAGCCGCAGAACGTCGAGCCACGCTGGTGGCGGCACTTCTTGAAGCGGGTCGGCATGTCGTAATCGAACTGTGTGCAGTGATCAAGAAACGTAGTAGGGTTCAGCGTAGCGTAATGTATTATGTGTATGTGAATAGGGATGCGGGTgtgcggaggggggggggcaaagtGGGTGGGGGAGCAAGGGCGATGGAGTGGCGACCGTGaagggaggcagagggaaGAATGCCAGTGCAGGGATGTAAAAGTCGGTGTGTTGAGTCGACAGAGGACATGATACGGAAAACATCACGTCGACTTGATTCAGCAGGGAAGAAGAGTCGCACGGGTGTCGCTCAGGCGCACCACCCACCCAGCTcgatcgcgcagcagctgatgtCATGGCAGTAGGGACATAGGAGCCCCCCACACCCGCGCACCCACATACGTGCAGGAAGGCGGTCGAGATTCCTTACGCGTCGCGCCCCACAGTGAATTCTATGCTTTGAGAGCACGCTCCACACCTTGCGCGGCCAACATAAACATGCATATGCATATACGCAGCCCACACATAAGTGCGTCACAGCCGAGGGGCCTCTCCGATATAAGAAAAAGCACGGTAAGACAACCAATGGCGAAAGtgggaaaggggagagacAAAGGGGGCGCACAGTGAAGCAGCAAGGggagcgaggaggaagtggagagggggggggaagaggccCGCCACCATGTTGCAGTGGCACGCCAGAGGAGGTCTTTTGCACCCTTGACACTACAATGGACGTGCCCGCAAAGACAATAAAGCAGGGAAGAgtgaaaagggggaaaaacaGGGATACAGTGAACCCAGCGTTTTTGCCCCACAACAGCATCGGCTAACGTGACTACACACACCTCAAAGGCGGCGCCAACGGGAAAAAGGGAAACAAGGAGAGATCCGCTGAAAAACAGGGGTGGAAGAGCGATCATGGCAGACGtcggagagaggaagggaaacAGGAATGCGACAGCCGCAAAGTCACGGCGCATCTCTTGAAGAAAGCCTCACGAGGAAGGGTTCCTGCCATCAGATTCGCCTTTGGCGCCGACGTCCGTTGTGTCATGCCCCTCAGTGCCGTTCGCGCTTTGAGCAAGACGTATCTCCCACGTGAATCGCGCCAGCTCATCCTGTTGGTGACGCACAATTCGGGAGAAGGGGCACCACACGCAGCACCCGCCCGCAAGGGAGAACAGCAGCGCAACCACAGTCAGCAGTATGgacgccacgccgcccgTGATGCCTTTGTAGTTGCACTGAAAGCTGGGGATTGAGCCCAATATCTTGACGCCGACGCACGCGGCAGGGAGACGATAGTCATTCCTTCGAACGTACGGCACAAAAGACGTGATTTCGTATATGTAAGTGTAATCAGCGTTTTTGGCGTAGCTGTAGCAGCCCATATCCGCCTCAGAAGGCATCATCGCAGTGCACGCCACATCACGATCATCCACAGGGAAGGCGTAGCTTTGCGGGAAGAAGGGGTGGTGCGCGAACAGCGGCGGGGCGCCGCCCTTGCCGGTCACCGTCATGCGCACCAGCCGGGTGTAAGCCGACGCGCCACTTTCTATGCTGTCGACGGTCCAGAACGACGCCGTGTCCACCAAATCAGTAGTCGCCCAGTACCACGTTACACGGACGCCTTGTATCTccgccacccacaccccGCACGGGATGTTGCGCACCGTCTGGTTGCCGATAAACGTCGGCGGCACATTTGGCGAGTAGAGCAGCAGGGAGCTGGAGCTCCTGGCCATCAAGTCGTAGGCAATGACGACGCGTCTGCAGGTGTTCAGGTCAGGGAAGAAGTACTTGCGCAGAGCCTCGTCGGCCATCTCCTGGCCGCTCGGCACTGCAAACTCGGTGTGGTAGTACGACATCTGATTCCACGAGTTGGTGTACCACTCGTGCTTGTACACGCGACCAGCGATACCCTTCAGGGGGAACTGCAAGCTGGTGAGGGAGAAACCCGCATAGAGGCTGTAGGACTCGCGAACCTGGTAGAAGGACTTCTTAAGCGGCGAAACGACAAGGAAATTTGCTGTGAAATCATCAGGAAACGCTGGCATCGTGTAGTTGGCAGTGTCCGCTGCTGAGGTTGATGACGATGTCTCACTCGAGCTGCTGAAGACACTGGGCCGCGATGAAAAGGCCTTGGCAGCGCCCGCGAGGGCTCTCATCATCGGCAGAGCAACGTTCGACGACTTCCAGACTCGTGGGTGCTCAGAGGATGAGTTTTTGCAGGAGTACGGAAGAGACCCCCGCACGGCGGACACGTTCGAGCCAAAGAAGGAGAAAGTAAACAGGCAGTTGTTAATCTTGCTGGCGGAGTCTGTTGTCATCACCTCGATCGACACCGGCGTCAGGTCCACCTGCATCAAGTTCACCAACCAGTGCTGCGTGCTCGTCAACACAGCGGCGCGGTAAGTGGCGGGCGACCCAAGACCACCGTAACTGCTCGGAATCGTGAGGTTATACTGGCTCGAGTAGTTATCGGCGGCAATACCGCGAATCATGCTCGGGCTGGGTGTCGCTGAGAGCGGGGAACGCAGCATAGTAATGAGACTCTCAGACAAGAGCACCTCGTCCGAGGATTCATACAACCCCTTCGTGTGCACACAGCCCTTGGAGTCGGAGATGCTGTACTTGTCGGTAGAGTTGATGTAGTAGGTACGGACGTAGTCGCTGTCTAGGATGCGCTCCACGTATAATGGGAGGTGCACTTTCTCTTTCGTGCCGTCCGCGCTCGCATTGACGGAGAAGCGAAATGCACTGATCACGGATCTGTCGTAGACCGTCGGCTCACTCGgcatggcgctgcggcacaccaCCTCGACATCGAACAATCCCTCAcccatcagcggcagcaggttCACCGCGCTCACTGCGACAGAGACGCTGAGCAGggcaagcagcgccgcggtcACGGCGAGCGTCGTCACCACGGCAGAAGTACGCATCATCTGGCACACAGCAATGTCACCCGATTGGTCACTAAGAGCTaaagaaggaaaacgaaaacga encodes:
- a CDS encoding putative 60S ribosomal protein L27A/L29, whose translation is MPTRFKKCRHQRGSTFCGYGRVGKHRKHESGRGNAGGMHHHRINFDKYHPGYFGKLGMDHYHRKKNPMWKPTINLNNLSRLIAAEEAAKATKGGTLPVVDLQSSGYAKLLGNGHIQVPCIVKARYVSKLADKKIRKAGGAVVLQA